One window from the genome of Gimesia aquarii encodes:
- a CDS encoding TolC family protein, with product MNCLMARIVLLLAAIVMLGPGCSRFLETSLQEEFVESEELYQQALTQIEYPNVDEFDEGDTFGTQAPARLSSSTTPDYWELSLEEVVRLALENSKVLGDVGGVALNTPAAVHTKYDAAIVESDPRYGVEGALSAYDTTLSASTFFEKNDKALNNVFFGGGTRLLRQDAMVIQAQLTKRAMTGTEFTLRDYIDYDANNSPGNQFPHAYQNNIEMEFRHPLLRGGGVDFNQLAGPSNTPGVVNGVIIARINTDISLGEFEISVRDLVSDVENAYWDLYFGYRDLDAKIMARDSALETWRRVHALYVNGRRGGEAEKEAQAREQYYRYQAEVENALSGRLLNGTHTNNGSQGGSFQSNHGVYVAERRLRMLMGISINDGRLIRPADEPSLARVEFDWEETLIESLERRPEIRRQRWQIKKRELELEANKNFLKPELDLIGRYRWRGFGRNFLEEGTQTGRFEGALNNLFDGDFQEWQLGLELSVPLGKRQAHAAMRFAELQLARDRAILHEQERAIVQSLSNAIADVDRAYAVLQTNFNRRHAARQEVAAMQAAYDSDNATLDLLLESQRRQAEADGSYYRSLVEYSLAIKNVQFEKGSLLSYNNIYLSEGGWPEKAYMDAAERERLRGRVRTIVDAPAYTGNLSQGIYPQLLVPGEVPEENLKPAPEPVPEKFVPPEPGTTGEAAAPPVEGDIQSIEFREDWDANHQIQNLESVQADNQTPQQTDMIQSIPPGLKDEFQSNLNPGTFGMEASDSQIAPQKTGQSEINFRPMDLQGEAPTLRSARQNQIPEFPSRGSSGENDPFKNYRDSGPHWKPVPLPEVKRRNLSDFSGEVQRFPLKGTSWQSLNQRTDSGSEIDMEAP from the coding sequence ATGAACTGTTTAATGGCCCGGATTGTGCTTCTGTTAGCAGCAATTGTAATGCTGGGCCCAGGATGTAGCCGTTTTCTGGAGACTTCTCTACAAGAAGAATTTGTAGAAAGCGAGGAACTTTACCAACAAGCACTCACTCAAATCGAATATCCCAATGTAGATGAATTCGATGAAGGTGACACTTTTGGTACACAGGCACCAGCCAGACTTTCCAGTTCAACTACACCAGATTATTGGGAGCTCTCTTTGGAGGAAGTAGTGCGTTTGGCATTAGAGAATTCCAAAGTCTTAGGTGATGTTGGTGGAGTTGCTTTAAATACACCAGCAGCCGTTCATACAAAATATGATGCTGCAATTGTTGAGTCTGACCCTCGTTATGGGGTGGAAGGTGCTCTCAGCGCTTATGATACAACGCTTTCGGCAAGTACGTTCTTTGAAAAGAACGATAAAGCGCTCAACAACGTCTTCTTCGGTGGTGGAACTCGTCTTTTAAGACAAGACGCGATGGTCATTCAAGCTCAGTTGACAAAGCGAGCCATGACAGGAACTGAGTTTACCCTGCGAGATTATATTGATTACGATGCAAACAACTCTCCCGGTAACCAATTTCCACATGCTTATCAGAACAACATTGAAATGGAATTTCGTCACCCACTGTTACGAGGGGGAGGAGTTGACTTCAATCAACTGGCAGGTCCCAGTAATACACCAGGTGTCGTGAATGGTGTGATTATTGCCCGAATTAATACGGATATCAGCCTGGGAGAATTTGAAATTTCAGTTCGGGATCTTGTCAGCGATGTCGAGAATGCCTACTGGGACCTATATTTTGGTTATCGAGATCTCGATGCAAAAATAATGGCTCGTGATTCTGCTTTAGAAACATGGCGAAGAGTTCATGCTTTGTATGTAAATGGTCGACGAGGTGGAGAAGCGGAAAAAGAAGCTCAGGCGCGCGAACAGTATTACCGTTATCAGGCTGAAGTTGAAAATGCCTTAAGTGGTCGGTTATTGAATGGAACGCATACTAATAATGGTAGTCAGGGTGGAAGTTTTCAAAGCAATCACGGTGTGTATGTTGCAGAGCGTCGATTACGTATGTTAATGGGAATTTCCATTAATGATGGTCGTTTAATCCGACCTGCAGATGAGCCTTCTCTGGCCCGCGTCGAGTTTGATTGGGAAGAAACCTTAATTGAATCTCTGGAACGTCGTCCTGAGATCCGTCGACAACGATGGCAGATCAAAAAACGAGAGCTCGAACTGGAAGCAAACAAAAATTTCTTGAAACCCGAATTAGATCTGATTGGACGTTATCGTTGGCGTGGTTTCGGACGTAACTTTCTGGAAGAGGGAACACAAACCGGGCGATTCGAGGGAGCACTTAATAATCTGTTCGATGGCGATTTCCAGGAATGGCAGTTAGGACTTGAACTCTCTGTGCCTTTGGGAAAAAGACAAGCGCATGCAGCGATGCGGTTTGCAGAATTACAATTAGCACGTGATCGAGCAATTCTGCATGAGCAGGAACGAGCGATCGTACAGAGTTTAAGTAATGCTATTGCAGATGTTGATCGTGCGTATGCCGTTTTGCAAACTAACTTCAACCGTCGACATGCTGCCAGACAAGAAGTAGCTGCGATGCAGGCTGCTTATGATTCTGATAATGCGACTCTGGACTTACTGTTAGAGTCACAACGCCGTCAGGCAGAAGCGGATGGAAGCTACTATCGCTCGTTGGTGGAATACTCTCTGGCGATCAAAAACGTTCAGTTTGAAAAAGGATCATTACTCTCTTACAACAACATTTATCTCTCAGAAGGGGGCTGGCCTGAAAAAGCTTACATGGACGCAGCAGAGCGGGAACGTTTACGTGGTCGTGTAAGAACAATTGTTGATGCTCCTGCTTATACCGGAAATCTAAGTCAAGGAATTTACCCTCAATTATTAGTACCCGGTGAAGTACCTGAAGAGAATCTGAAACCTGCTCCTGAACCAGTTCCTGAGAAGTTTGTCCCACCAGAGCCTGGGACGACGGGTGAAGCCGCCGCCCCTCCTGTTGAAGGCGATATTCAATCGATCGAGTTCAGAGAAGATTGGGATGCGAATCATCAAATTCAAAATTTGGAATCGGTCCAGGCAGATAATCAGACCCCACAGCAGACAGATATGATTCAAAGCATCCCTCCTGGACTAAAAGATGAGTTTCAGTCGAATCTTAATCCTGGTACTTTTGGTATGGAAGCTTCCGATTCACAAATCGCTCCACAAAAAACTGGTCAATCAGAGATCAACTTTCGCCCGATGGACTTACAGGGAGAAGCTCCCACATTACGGTCTGCTCGTCAGAATCAGATTCCAGAATTTCCCTCTAGAGGGAGCTCAGGTGAAAATGACCCATTCAAAAATTACCGGGATTCTGGACCTCATTGGAAACCTGTTCCACTTCCGGAAGTGAAAAGACGAAATTTAAGTGATTTTTCTGGTGAGGTACAACGATTTCCCTTAAAAGGCACTAGCTGGCAATCCTTAAATCAGCGAACGGATTCAGGTTCCGAAATCGATATGGAAGCTCCTTAA
- the infC gene encoding translation initiation factor IF-3, which translates to METTQRLNDQIRISPVRVVDQDGEQLGVIPTADALKLAMDANLDLVEVASDAKPPVCRIMDYGKLKYERKKKTSKNTKQHHVQLKEIRMRPKIGKHDIEFKLKSARKFLEQKDKVKFNIMFRGRENAHHELGRTILGEIQEQLSDLSKVEQSPAMASGRNMIMVLAPK; encoded by the coding sequence ATCGAAACAACGCAGAGACTTAATGACCAGATACGGATTAGTCCGGTGAGGGTCGTTGATCAAGACGGGGAACAATTAGGAGTGATTCCCACAGCAGATGCTTTAAAGTTGGCGATGGATGCAAATCTCGATCTGGTTGAAGTCGCCTCTGATGCAAAACCCCCAGTCTGTCGAATTATGGACTATGGGAAGCTGAAGTATGAGCGTAAAAAAAAGACCAGCAAAAATACGAAACAACATCATGTACAACTCAAAGAAATTCGGATGCGTCCCAAAATTGGAAAGCATGACATCGAATTTAAGCTGAAGAGTGCCCGAAAATTTCTGGAGCAGAAGGACAAGGTCAAATTTAATATCATGTTTCGTGGTCGCGAAAATGCACATCACGAACTAGGGCGAACGATCTTAGGGGAAATTCAGGAGCAACTTTCTGATTTGTCTAAAGTCGAACAATCTCCCGCGATGGCCAGCGGAAGAAATATGATCATGGTCCTTGCTCCTAAATAA
- a CDS encoding Gfo/Idh/MocA family protein — protein MSDKIRWGILSTAKIGTLQVIPAMQKGNFSEVTAIASRNLAQAKQVASQLGIARAYGSYEELLADPDIDVIYNPLPNHMHVPWSIKAIQAGKHVLCEKPIGLSSEEGQTLLDCAQKHSELKVMEAFMYRHHPQWQLAQKIVQEGKIGTLRTIQSFFSYFNDDPQNIRNQSELGGGGLMDIGCYPISLSRFIFDEEPKRVFGIAEYDSTLNTDRLTSATLEFPNGSSTFTCSTQLNPYQRVHIHGTEGRVEIEIPFNAPIDRPCKVWLQTGTEINEIELEVCNQYTIQGDLFSQAVLNNTSIPTPLEDAVSNMKVIEAVVESNRLGSWVNL, from the coding sequence ATGAGCGATAAAATCCGCTGGGGTATTCTGAGCACTGCAAAAATTGGCACACTACAAGTCATTCCCGCAATGCAAAAAGGGAACTTCAGTGAAGTAACTGCAATTGCGTCGCGAAATTTGGCGCAAGCAAAACAAGTCGCCTCTCAATTAGGGATTGCGCGTGCTTATGGATCTTATGAAGAACTCTTGGCAGACCCAGACATTGACGTAATTTATAATCCCCTGCCCAATCACATGCATGTTCCCTGGTCGATCAAGGCCATTCAAGCAGGTAAGCACGTACTCTGTGAAAAACCCATCGGGTTATCATCCGAAGAAGGTCAAACACTGCTCGATTGTGCCCAGAAACATTCTGAACTAAAAGTGATGGAAGCCTTTATGTACCGCCATCACCCTCAATGGCAATTGGCACAAAAGATAGTGCAGGAAGGAAAAATTGGCACTCTACGTACCATTCAATCGTTTTTCTCTTACTTTAATGATGACCCTCAAAACATTCGTAACCAATCTGAGCTTGGTGGAGGGGGCTTGATGGATATTGGCTGCTATCCGATTTCACTTTCGCGATTCATCTTTGATGAGGAACCCAAGCGTGTTTTTGGAATTGCTGAATATGACTCCACACTCAACACAGATCGATTGACTTCTGCAACCTTGGAATTCCCTAATGGCAGTTCGACATTCACATGTTCTACGCAACTTAACCCTTACCAGCGCGTACACATTCATGGTACAGAGGGAAGAGTGGAAATAGAAATCCCCTTTAATGCTCCCATCGATCGACCATGTAAAGTCTGGTTGCAAACTGGAACTGAAATCAATGAAATTGAATTGGAAGTTTGCAACCAATACACAATTCAGGGAGACTTATTTTCCCAGGCAGTCCTCAATAACACGTCTATTCCGACTCCACTCGAAGATGCTGTTTCCAATATGAAAGTCATCGAAGCAGTTGTAGAAAGCAATCGCCTTGGAAGTTGGGTCAATTTATAA
- a CDS encoding cytochrome c3 family protein, whose product MDRFLFPKWANTIVPVLGALGAVGVLYVIGMVAFGASPETTDVGYQPEQPLPFSHALHAGKLKLDCRYCHNTVEVAGHAAIPPTSTCLNCHSGADANGVVNTVAVHSTSAKLAPVRESQATGKSIQWRRVHDLPDYVYFNHSAHVRRGVSCVACHGRVDKMEKVTQVEPLSMGWCLKCHRNPEPNLRPPEFVTKLDWAPDGDPHEVGEKVREELNLNPSTNCSTCHR is encoded by the coding sequence ATGGATCGTTTTCTATTTCCGAAATGGGCAAATACAATTGTGCCGGTACTAGGTGCGCTCGGTGCAGTTGGTGTTTTGTATGTCATTGGAATGGTAGCCTTTGGGGCCAGCCCTGAAACTACTGATGTGGGTTATCAGCCTGAACAGCCTCTGCCTTTTAGTCATGCCTTGCATGCGGGTAAGCTGAAGCTGGATTGCCGCTATTGTCATAATACAGTTGAAGTTGCTGGGCACGCCGCGATTCCGCCCACTTCTACTTGCTTGAACTGTCATAGTGGTGCTGATGCTAATGGAGTTGTCAATACTGTTGCCGTTCATTCAACAAGTGCAAAGCTTGCACCCGTTCGCGAAAGTCAAGCGACAGGTAAGTCGATACAGTGGCGACGTGTTCATGATTTACCCGATTATGTTTATTTTAATCATAGTGCTCATGTGCGTCGTGGTGTGAGTTGTGTTGCCTGTCATGGGCGAGTCGACAAGATGGAAAAGGTGACTCAGGTGGAGCCGCTGAGTATGGGCTGGTGTTTGAAGTGTCATCGGAATCCTGAGCCTAACCTTCGTCCACCAGAGTTTGTGACTAAACTCGATTGGGCACCTGATGGTGATCCGCATGAGGTGGGTGAAAAGGTTCGTGAGGAGTTGAATTTGAATCCTTCTACTAATTGTTCTACGTGTCACCGCTAA
- a CDS encoding TAT-variant-translocated molybdopterin oxidoreductase, which yields MDKKYWRSLNELHSTPEFQEILDREFPVAASEYPEGVSRRRWLQIMGASVALAGVSGCRWEDEKISPSVSRPEGLIPGMPQKYATFMELGGLAESLLVTCYDGRPIKVEGNPDSQQSKGASSVFAQSETLSLYDPDRAVGVVERRDGGRYARDWQAFFEYSDSVLDQAKKDGGTKVRVLADVSSSAARKGLQEKFATLFPKSQWYDYTACSRDNVYAGSKLAFGEVIRPHFDLSKANIVVCLDEDLLSEHPAALLHTRDWAARRDPAAGEMNRLYAVESRFTTTGLAADHRLPTRSVDLGFFLTKLEAQIQGLLSGKKSEAAGDSYAEKVLAAMAEDLVANQGMSLVAIGAGQPAELHAKVHALNERLGNVGKTIRYTKEPLARDISSVDALAKLTAEMQSGAVDTLVIIGGNPAYNAPGDIDFVTALTKVPNSIHLGEYEDETSLLCKWHLPKTHPFEQWGDARSYDGTLCVAQPLIEPLHDGKSEVELLAILCGEKHPSTLELIKEAVKGSLDPMAVNASWRRLVHDGVLKGSTLDAVSPKAKTLPPAKIAEAATEEFELVYYPSPQVYDGRFANSGWLQETPDNLTKVTWDNAAIIAPSTAKSLGVEFGSVVKLILDGKSLELPVYVLPGQAPNSIAVALGYGRTAAGLVGGDVARDVAPVGENIAALQSKGKTDFATGLKVEKTDKQYELAITQDHHSIDTVGVGEIQGRVGQLVREGDVSEYKEDPSFAKGRTHHPELKSLWEELSYEGQAWGMSVDLTKCVGCNACMIACQAENNVPVVGREQVINSREMHWLRVDRYFTGDDVDNPGVSIQPMFCQQCELAPCEQVCPVAATVHTDEGLNDMVYNRCVGTRYCANNCPYKVRRFNYFNYNKVYEDPNRKLQALVLNPEVTVRHRGVMEKCTYCVQRIKAVQIEAKNEQRPIEDGEIVTACQQACPAKAIEFGDLNNEKSLVAKAHANPRSYAVLSELNIKPRTAYLARILNPHPSLAKPSTEGHGHGEQHADADHQEKAEKH from the coding sequence GTGGATAAGAAGTATTGGCGAAGTCTGAATGAATTGCATTCCACGCCGGAGTTTCAAGAGATTTTAGATCGAGAGTTTCCAGTTGCAGCTTCCGAGTACCCTGAAGGGGTTTCGCGTCGTCGCTGGTTACAGATTATGGGTGCTTCTGTGGCTCTGGCTGGGGTCTCAGGTTGTCGCTGGGAAGATGAAAAGATATCTCCCAGTGTATCACGCCCTGAAGGTCTGATTCCCGGGATGCCGCAGAAATATGCGACGTTTATGGAGTTGGGGGGGCTGGCTGAAAGTCTGCTGGTGACTTGTTATGATGGTCGGCCGATCAAGGTGGAAGGGAATCCCGATTCACAACAAAGTAAAGGGGCTTCCTCTGTTTTTGCACAGTCGGAAACGTTGTCGCTATACGATCCTGATCGGGCTGTAGGGGTTGTGGAGCGGAGAGATGGTGGGCGATACGCTCGTGATTGGCAGGCGTTTTTTGAGTATTCCGATTCTGTATTGGATCAGGCAAAAAAAGATGGTGGTACCAAGGTTCGTGTCTTGGCTGATGTGAGTTCTTCGGCTGCCAGAAAAGGTTTGCAGGAAAAGTTTGCTACATTATTTCCAAAGTCTCAGTGGTATGATTATACCGCTTGTTCTCGCGACAATGTCTACGCTGGTTCAAAGCTTGCGTTCGGAGAAGTGATTCGGCCACATTTCGATTTGAGTAAAGCAAACATTGTGGTTTGTCTGGATGAGGACTTGCTGTCTGAGCATCCGGCAGCGTTGCTGCATACACGTGATTGGGCTGCCCGCCGCGATCCTGCCGCAGGCGAAATGAATCGTTTGTATGCTGTCGAAAGTCGATTCACAACTACCGGACTCGCAGCCGACCATCGACTGCCAACACGTTCTGTCGATCTTGGTTTCTTTCTCACAAAGCTTGAAGCCCAGATTCAAGGTTTGTTGTCAGGCAAGAAATCGGAAGCCGCCGGTGATAGTTATGCAGAAAAAGTCCTCGCAGCTATGGCTGAGGATTTGGTTGCCAATCAGGGAATGAGTCTGGTTGCGATTGGCGCGGGTCAGCCTGCTGAACTGCATGCAAAGGTTCATGCATTGAATGAGCGGTTGGGTAATGTTGGTAAAACGATTCGCTATACCAAAGAGCCCTTGGCGAGAGACATTTCTTCTGTTGATGCATTGGCAAAATTGACTGCAGAAATGCAGTCTGGAGCCGTCGATACGTTAGTGATTATTGGTGGGAATCCTGCTTATAATGCTCCCGGTGATATCGACTTTGTGACTGCATTGACTAAAGTTCCCAATTCTATTCATCTGGGTGAATATGAGGACGAGACCTCTCTGTTATGTAAGTGGCACCTCCCGAAAACGCATCCGTTTGAGCAATGGGGTGATGCTCGTTCTTATGACGGGACACTCTGTGTTGCACAGCCTCTGATTGAACCGCTGCATGATGGCAAGTCAGAAGTTGAACTACTGGCAATATTATGCGGCGAAAAACATCCAAGTACTCTGGAATTGATCAAAGAGGCTGTGAAGGGTTCATTAGATCCGATGGCTGTGAACGCTTCCTGGCGTCGTCTGGTGCATGATGGTGTTTTAAAGGGGAGTACACTGGATGCTGTATCGCCCAAAGCAAAGACACTACCGCCAGCGAAAATTGCTGAGGCAGCTACCGAAGAGTTTGAGTTGGTATACTACCCCAGCCCACAAGTTTATGACGGCCGATTTGCAAACAGTGGTTGGTTGCAGGAAACTCCTGACAACCTTACAAAAGTCACTTGGGATAACGCTGCGATTATTGCCCCCAGTACGGCTAAAAGTCTGGGAGTGGAATTTGGTTCTGTCGTAAAGCTGATTTTGGATGGGAAATCGCTCGAACTGCCAGTCTATGTACTTCCAGGGCAGGCTCCGAATTCGATTGCAGTGGCCTTGGGGTATGGTCGAACTGCAGCCGGTCTCGTCGGTGGTGATGTTGCTCGGGATGTTGCACCGGTTGGGGAAAATATTGCAGCCCTTCAGTCAAAAGGGAAAACAGATTTTGCCACTGGACTGAAGGTCGAAAAAACAGATAAGCAATACGAACTCGCGATTACTCAAGATCATCATAGTATCGACACTGTTGGTGTGGGCGAAATTCAAGGTCGGGTTGGCCAGCTTGTTCGTGAAGGCGACGTTAGTGAGTACAAAGAGGATCCCAGTTTTGCCAAAGGGCGAACACACCATCCTGAACTAAAATCCTTATGGGAAGAGCTTTCCTATGAGGGGCAAGCTTGGGGAATGTCTGTCGATTTAACAAAATGTGTTGGCTGTAATGCCTGTATGATTGCCTGTCAGGCAGAAAATAACGTTCCCGTTGTGGGGCGCGAGCAGGTGATCAATAGTCGTGAGATGCATTGGTTGCGTGTAGATCGTTACTTTACCGGTGATGATGTTGATAATCCTGGTGTTTCGATTCAACCTATGTTTTGCCAGCAATGTGAATTGGCTCCTTGCGAGCAGGTTTGCCCGGTTGCTGCGACTGTGCATACAGACGAAGGGTTAAATGACATGGTGTATAATCGCTGTGTAGGAACCCGTTATTGTGCGAATAACTGCCCTTACAAGGTGCGAAGGTTTAATTACTTTAACTACAATAAGGTCTACGAGGATCCTAATCGAAAATTACAGGCATTGGTTCTCAATCCTGAAGTGACTGTGCGTCATCGTGGAGTCATGGAAAAATGTACTTATTGTGTGCAGCGTATTAAGGCTGTTCAGATCGAAGCCAAAAATGAGCAGCGTCCCATTGAAGATGGCGAAATTGTTACTGCCTGCCAACAGGCATGTCCCGCAAAAGCCATTGAATTTGGTGACTTGAATAATGAGAAATCACTTGTTGCTAAAGCACATGCAAATCCTAGATCCTATGCAGTTCTCTCGGAGTTGAATATCAAGCCGAGAACCGCTTACTTGGCCCGTATATTAAATCCGCATCCTTCTTTGGCAAAACCATCGACAGAGGGGCATGGGCATGGAGAGCAACACGCTGATGCTGATCATCAAGAAAAAGCGGAAAAGCATTAG
- the nrfD gene encoding NrfD/PsrC family molybdoenzyme membrane anchor subunit — translation MASVTAEPIDTTIEVPGKRTPLVTGAHNYGTVTDAVCRLAECKTPLAWYVALGISASLMGMLFGLVGYLIITGVGVWGNRSPVFWGWPIVNFVFWVGIGHAGTLISAILFLFRQDWRTGINRAAEAMTIFAVICAGLFPGIHIGRVWLAYWLFPIPNQMAMWPNFRSPLLWDVFAVSTYATVSLLFWYMGMIPDLASLRDRAKGKIQQFAYGLFSLGWNGSSRHWHRYERAYLLLAALATPLVLSVHTIVSFDFAVSQLPGWHTTIFPPYFVAGAVFSGFAMVLTLMIPVRSICGIKDLLTDRHLENMTKVIIATGSMVGYAYAMEFFIAWYGGNRYETFAFINRAFGPYAWAYWIMVTCNVISPQLFWIKKIRTTPWMIFVVCIFVNIGMWFERFVITVTSLSRDFLPSSWGYFKPTIVDVLMLIGSFGLFMTLFLLFCKFLPMVAMAEVKSVMPRPHGKGDH, via the coding sequence ATGGCTTCAGTAACAGCAGAGCCAATTGACACAACAATCGAAGTTCCCGGTAAGCGAACACCGCTTGTGACCGGCGCCCACAATTATGGCACAGTGACCGACGCCGTCTGTAGACTGGCTGAATGCAAAACGCCCCTGGCCTGGTATGTGGCGTTGGGTATTTCGGCTTCCCTGATGGGAATGCTATTTGGTCTGGTGGGGTACTTGATCATCACAGGTGTCGGTGTCTGGGGTAACCGCAGTCCTGTCTTCTGGGGCTGGCCGATTGTGAATTTCGTGTTTTGGGTCGGAATTGGTCACGCTGGTACTTTGATTTCGGCTATTTTATTTTTGTTCCGTCAAGACTGGCGGACTGGAATCAACCGTGCTGCGGAAGCAATGACAATTTTTGCTGTCATTTGTGCAGGTTTGTTTCCTGGAATTCATATTGGTCGGGTTTGGCTGGCGTATTGGTTATTCCCAATTCCCAACCAGATGGCAATGTGGCCTAACTTTCGTAGTCCTTTGTTGTGGGATGTATTTGCTGTTTCAACTTATGCAACAGTTTCCCTTTTGTTCTGGTATATGGGCATGATTCCTGACTTGGCATCGTTGCGAGATCGGGCAAAAGGAAAAATTCAACAATTTGCCTATGGTTTATTTTCGCTGGGATGGAATGGCTCTTCCAGGCATTGGCATCGTTACGAACGAGCTTACCTACTACTGGCCGCTTTGGCGACACCACTCGTGTTAAGTGTGCATACCATCGTTAGTTTTGACTTTGCTGTTTCTCAGTTACCGGGTTGGCATACAACGATTTTCCCCCCTTATTTTGTGGCAGGTGCTGTTTTCAGCGGGTTTGCGATGGTGTTGACTTTAATGATTCCCGTCAGATCGATTTGTGGAATCAAGGATTTACTCACTGATCGTCACCTCGAAAACATGACTAAGGTGATTATCGCCACAGGTTCGATGGTGGGATATGCCTATGCGATGGAATTTTTCATTGCCTGGTATGGTGGTAACCGTTATGAAACCTTTGCTTTCATTAACCGGGCTTTTGGTCCCTATGCCTGGGCCTATTGGATTATGGTGACTTGCAACGTCATCAGCCCTCAGTTGTTCTGGATTAAAAAAATCCGCACCACCCCCTGGATGATATTTGTGGTTTGTATTTTTGTGAATATTGGTATGTGGTTTGAGCGTTTTGTAATTACGGTCACATCCCTAAGTCGTGACTTTCTGCCCTCCAGTTGGGGATATTTCAAACCCACCATTGTTGATGTTTTAATGTTAATTGGTAGTTTCGGTTTGTTTATGACATTGTTTCTGCTCTTCTGTAAATTTTTGCCTATGGTTGCAATGGCAGAAGTCAAAAGTGTAATGCCGCGTCCTCATGGCAAAGGTGATCATTGA
- a CDS encoding quinol:electron acceptor oxidoreductase subunit ActD — MATTIEQSEETKAKAEPELLGLLAEFDDPDALIEASKKVRDAGYRKWDTHTPFPIHGIDEAMGIKWTILPWIVAGCGLTGGTIAVGMQYWMNAVDYPFLISGKPLFSIPASIPITFELSVLLAAFGAFLGMLGLNQLPKLYNPIFKSEAFRRVTNDRFFVSMDAKDAKFSEIDTGEFLKSLNPINVEEFWSDTESPKLPRNLTLGLSLVGVVMLLLAGLVAYVRTTTSPDPRIHIIQDMDFQPSLKAQNTTNLFPDGREIRPNLKGTIPRGQFKDDNIPFYYGLKYLPEDQDVVTIALQDEKKTDDKKAPADKASAEKPAAPAAVDPVAAKLDKLPWVTEFPIPVTEKLMARGKERYRIYCSACHGLGGEGDGLVSLRAMELLQGTWVKPASYHTENVRKLPIGRLYHTITNGVRKMPAYGSQVTPEDRWAIVLYLKALQKSHQIDADTISEAEKRKLRDTK; from the coding sequence ATGGCAACAACGATCGAACAATCTGAAGAAACAAAAGCAAAAGCAGAGCCTGAACTTCTTGGGTTACTTGCTGAGTTCGATGATCCTGATGCATTGATCGAAGCATCAAAGAAAGTCCGTGATGCGGGCTATCGTAAGTGGGATACACACACTCCTTTTCCGATTCATGGAATTGATGAAGCGATGGGGATCAAGTGGACCATTCTCCCTTGGATCGTTGCCGGCTGTGGGCTCACCGGTGGTACGATTGCCGTTGGCATGCAATATTGGATGAATGCTGTCGATTACCCTTTCTTAATCAGTGGTAAGCCCCTCTTTAGTATTCCAGCCAGTATTCCGATTACGTTCGAACTTTCTGTCTTGTTGGCTGCCTTTGGTGCGTTTTTGGGAATGCTGGGCTTGAATCAGTTGCCAAAGCTATACAATCCGATTTTTAAGTCAGAGGCGTTTCGTCGTGTGACAAATGACCGGTTCTTTGTCAGTATGGACGCGAAAGATGCAAAGTTTTCTGAGATCGATACGGGCGAATTTTTGAAATCACTTAACCCGATTAATGTTGAAGAGTTTTGGTCTGATACCGAATCTCCCAAATTACCTCGTAATCTCACATTGGGCTTAAGTCTAGTTGGCGTAGTGATGTTACTCTTGGCCGGTTTGGTGGCTTATGTACGTACAACAACATCGCCAGATCCGCGGATTCATATTATCCAGGATATGGACTTCCAGCCCAGTCTGAAGGCGCAAAATACGACAAACCTCTTTCCCGATGGTCGGGAAATTCGTCCCAACCTCAAAGGAACTATTCCTCGCGGGCAATTCAAAGATGACAATATTCCTTTCTATTATGGCTTAAAATATCTACCAGAAGATCAGGATGTGGTAACGATTGCGTTACAGGACGAGAAAAAAACTGATGATAAGAAGGCACCGGCAGACAAAGCTTCAGCAGAAAAACCTGCTGCTCCTGCTGCAGTGGATCCTGTTGCAGCCAAACTGGACAAGTTACCCTGGGTGACGGAATTTCCGATACCAGTTACAGAAAAACTGATGGCTCGTGGTAAAGAACGTTATCGAATTTACTGTTCTGCCTGTCATGGGCTAGGTGGTGAGGGTGATGGTCTGGTTTCACTGAGAGCCATGGAATTACTACAAGGTACTTGGGTGAAACCAGCCTCTTATCATACAGAAAATGTGCGAAAGCTTCCCATCGGGCGACTTTATCATACGATTACGAATGGTGTCCGCAAAATGCCTGCGTATGGTTCACAAGTGACACCTGAGGACCGCTGGGCCATAGTTCTTTATTTGAAAGCGTTGCAGAAGAGTCATCAAATTGACGCAGATACGATTTCAGAAGCTGAAAAAAGAAAACTTCGAGACACTAAGTAA